A genomic region of Scomber japonicus isolate fScoJap1 chromosome 5, fScoJap1.pri, whole genome shotgun sequence contains the following coding sequences:
- the foxb1a gene encoding forkhead box protein B1a, with protein sequence MPRPGRNTYSDQKPPYSYISLTAMAIQSCPEKMLPLSEIYKFIMDRFPYYRENTQRWQNSLRHNLSFNDCFIKIPRRPDQPGKGSFWALHPSCGDMFENGSFLRRRKRFKVLGAVDHLTSSKQSDAAHYLQQQAKLRLSALAATGTHLPQMSTYNLGVSQTSTFKHPFAIENIIAREYKVPGSLAFSTMQSMSAGYPLHNQLTTAWPHMYNTSVIDTAAPISMASSDYSAYGVPIKSLCHGGQSLPAIPVPIKPTPTSMAGFSALPPHIPAFLSNSPQSLSPTSPQTATSQSSPATPSETLTSPSTLQSVAVH encoded by the coding sequence ATGCCTCGTCCAGGGAGAAACACTTACAGCGACCAGAAACCACCTTACTCCTACATCTCCCTTACTGCCATGGCGATCCAGAGCTGCCCGGAGAAGATGCTTCCCCTCAGTGAAATTTACAAGTTCATCATGGATAGATTCCCTTATTACAGAGAAAACACTCAGCGGTGGCAAAACTCTCTACGACACAACTTGTCATTCAACGACTGCTTTATCAAAATCCCCCGGCGCCCAGACCAGCCAGGTAAGGGCAGTTTCTGGGCATTGCACCCCAGTTGCGGGGACATGTTTGAGAATGGAAGTTTCTTGAGACGCCGCAAAAGGTTCAAAGTGTTAGGTGCGGTTGATCATTTGACCTCCAGTAAGCAGTCAGATGCTGCACATTACCTCCAGCAGCAAGCCAAACTGAGACTGAGCGCCCTGGCAGCCACTGGCACACACCTGCCCCAAATGTCAACTTACAACCTCGGAGTGTCTCAGACGTCAACTTTTAAGCATCCGTTTGCCATCGAGAACATCATCGCCAGAGAGTACAAGGTCCCGGGAAGTCTGGCGTTCTCTACCATGCAGTCCATGTCTGCCGGGTACCCGCTCCACAACCAGCTGACGACAGCCTGGCCCCACATGTACAACACCAGCGTGATTGACACGGCAGCCCCAATCTCCATGGCAAGCAGCGACTACAGTGCCTATGGCGTGCCCATCAAGTCCCTGTGTCACGGTGGACAGTCGTTACCAGCTATCCCTGTACCAATCAAGCCCACCCCGACCTCCATGGCCGGTTTCTCGGCGTTACCTCCACACATCCCCGCGTTTCTATCAAACTCTCCACAATCTCTGAGCCCGACGTCCCCACAGACAGCGACGAGCCAAAGCAGCCCCGCGACCCCGAGCGAGACTCTGACGAGCCCCTCCACACTGCAGTCGGTGGCTGTGCACTGA